Proteins co-encoded in one Bremerella sp. TYQ1 genomic window:
- a CDS encoding PepSY domain-containing protein, which produces MSTTELSPEAQKQEAPASDTASILAAARAKSGSKDKPVPKKKGFLDKAWNESLKLIRRVHLYSGIFMLPWVLLYGFTGWFFNHPGYFTGDQVTTFNAADVADGQLAALPKPDAMASQIVDELNIESFLVDGPEIKLTDTRPAEFTGFLKFSVFADGAQHNIEIDPVTGHGEVRTTFANENQEPTDAPPSNPLQDIRGVNLNDNALAKAQDATPQVLSDLGLSSGEASPGRRSANLMFSADVDGVPCVVTCNLGNGSITALREDSKPEMETKSFLQRLHLARMYSPHWNVRWFWALMVDAMFLSMVFWGISGILMWWQIKRTRLWGGGFLVASVICAVLLMVGMHDSLSTSGRGRGGGGGGGGGGRPAAAQVEVEADEAPADEVAAAR; this is translated from the coding sequence ATGTCGACCACCGAACTTTCCCCCGAGGCTCAAAAGCAGGAAGCGCCTGCGAGCGATACGGCCTCGATCCTGGCTGCGGCTCGTGCTAAGTCGGGCAGTAAAGATAAGCCGGTGCCGAAGAAGAAAGGCTTCCTCGACAAAGCGTGGAATGAATCGCTGAAGCTGATCCGCCGCGTGCATTTGTATTCCGGCATCTTCATGTTGCCGTGGGTGCTGCTGTATGGCTTCACCGGTTGGTTCTTCAACCATCCCGGCTATTTCACCGGAGATCAGGTCACCACGTTTAACGCGGCGGATGTCGCCGATGGCCAGCTCGCCGCACTGCCGAAGCCCGACGCAATGGCTTCGCAAATTGTGGACGAGCTGAACATCGAATCGTTTCTCGTTGATGGGCCGGAAATCAAACTCACCGATACACGCCCTGCCGAGTTCACCGGGTTCCTGAAGTTCTCGGTGTTCGCCGATGGTGCTCAGCACAATATCGAGATCGACCCCGTCACAGGGCATGGGGAAGTCCGAACGACTTTCGCCAATGAGAATCAAGAGCCGACCGACGCTCCGCCAAGCAATCCGCTGCAAGACATTCGCGGCGTCAATTTGAACGACAACGCCCTGGCCAAAGCACAAGATGCGACGCCGCAAGTTCTTTCTGACTTGGGACTGTCCTCAGGCGAAGCTTCCCCAGGCCGACGTAGTGCAAACTTGATGTTTTCGGCCGACGTCGACGGCGTTCCCTGCGTGGTGACATGCAATCTTGGTAACGGAAGCATCACCGCGCTGCGTGAAGATTCCAAGCCTGAAATGGAAACGAAGAGCTTCCTACAGCGTTTGCATCTGGCACGGATGTACTCGCCCCATTGGAACGTGCGTTGGTTCTGGGCATTGATGGTCGACGCAATGTTTCTGTCGATGGTGTTTTGGGGCATCTCCGGCATCCTGATGTGGTGGCAAATCAAGCGAACGCGTCTTTGGGGCGGCGGATTCCTGGTGGCCAGCGTCATTTGTGCCGTGCTGTTGATGGTCGGCATGCACGATAGCCTTTCGACGTCAGGCCGCGGCCGTGGAGGCGGCGGTGGCGGCGGAGGAGGGGGCCGACCGGCTGCCGCTCAAGTCGAAGTGGAAGCGGACGAAGCTCCTGCCGACGAAGTCGCCGCGGCCAGATAA
- a CDS encoding catalase, with the protein MSNDKSKPTTTDAGIPVPSDEHSLTVGPDGPILLHDHYLIEQMANFNRERIAERQPHAKGSGAFGHFEVTHDVSQYTKAAVFQPGTKTDTLIRFSTVAGERGSPDTWRDPRGFALKFYTTEGNYDMVGNNTPVFFVRDPLKFQHFIRSQKRRADNGLRDHDMQWDFWTLSPESAHQVTWLMGDRGIPKTWRHMNGYSSHTYMWVNAKGDRFWVKYHFKTDQGIDFYTQDEAEKMAGQDSDVHRRDLFNAIKEGNFPSWTLKMQIMPFEEAKTYRFNPFDLTKVWPHSDYPLHEVGKLTLNRNPTDFHTEIEQAAFEPNNIVPGIGVSPDKMLLGRMFAYADAHRARMGVNYKQIPVNQPQCPFHSYSKDGAMRTQKVTDPVYAPNSKGGPAADPSRNPETEVWSADGEFVRAAYTKRKDDDDWGQAGTLVREVMDDAARDRLVSNVVGHLSQDVTEPVLQRAFEYWKNIDPDVGARIEKGVRGK; encoded by the coding sequence ATGTCCAACGACAAGAGCAAACCAACGACAACCGACGCCGGCATTCCTGTACCGAGTGACGAACATTCGCTGACCGTAGGTCCCGACGGTCCGATCTTGCTGCACGATCATTACTTGATCGAACAAATGGCTAACTTCAACCGCGAACGAATCGCCGAGCGGCAACCGCACGCGAAGGGCTCTGGCGCGTTTGGCCATTTCGAGGTAACCCACGATGTCAGCCAATACACCAAAGCGGCCGTCTTCCAGCCAGGCACGAAGACCGACACGCTCATCCGCTTCTCGACGGTGGCCGGGGAACGAGGCAGCCCCGACACCTGGCGAGATCCACGCGGCTTCGCGCTGAAGTTCTATACCACCGAAGGCAACTACGACATGGTCGGCAACAATACGCCGGTCTTCTTCGTGCGCGATCCGCTGAAGTTCCAACACTTCATTCGTTCGCAAAAACGCCGCGCCGACAATGGCCTTCGCGATCACGACATGCAGTGGGACTTCTGGACGTTGTCGCCGGAGTCGGCTCATCAGGTCACCTGGCTGATGGGCGATCGCGGCATTCCCAAAACCTGGCGGCACATGAACGGCTATTCGAGCCATACTTACATGTGGGTCAACGCCAAGGGAGATCGCTTCTGGGTGAAGTACCACTTCAAGACCGATCAAGGGATCGACTTCTATACCCAGGACGAAGCAGAAAAGATGGCTGGGCAAGATTCGGACGTCCATCGTCGCGACCTATTCAACGCCATCAAGGAGGGCAATTTCCCCAGCTGGACGTTGAAGATGCAGATCATGCCGTTCGAGGAAGCGAAGACCTACCGCTTCAATCCGTTCGACTTGACCAAAGTCTGGCCGCACAGTGACTATCCGCTCCACGAAGTTGGCAAGCTGACGCTCAATCGGAATCCGACCGACTTCCATACCGAGATCGAGCAAGCGGCTTTCGAGCCGAACAATATCGTCCCTGGCATCGGGGTCAGCCCCGACAAAATGTTGTTAGGTCGAATGTTCGCTTACGCCGATGCTCACCGCGCCCGAATGGGGGTCAACTACAAGCAGATCCCTGTGAATCAGCCGCAATGCCCGTTCCATAGCTACAGCAAGGATGGCGCGATGCGAACGCAAAAGGTGACCGACCCGGTCTATGCTCCCAATTCCAAAGGAGGCCCTGCCGCCGATCCTTCGCGTAATCCTGAAACAGAAGTTTGGAGTGCCGACGGCGAATTCGTTCGTGCCGCGTATACCAAGCGAAAGGATGACGACGATTGGGGTCAGGCCGGCACACTTGTCCGCGAAGTGATGGACGACGCTGCCCGCGACCGACTAGTCTCCAACGTCGTCGGTCATCTCAGTCAAGACGTTACCGAACCAGTCCTCCAGCGTGCTTTCGAGTACTGGAAAAACATCGACCCTGACGTCGGAGCTCGGATCGAAAAGGGTGTGAGGGGTAAATAG
- a CDS encoding class I adenylate-forming enzyme family protein, protein MAEYFKLQQPLDRGLRSTPSKVALRTPDATLTYAELDQRVRMVAAGLIDSGVAPKEAVAWLLPNCVEAVVVTLACYRIGAIAVPLNYRYVADEIHDVLKRTTPKLLLFHDGRVADVEPAVRDIEITSIIVGGIAKFARSFDALLTCGELEKAVPVSADDPALILFTSGSTGHPKGVVHSHSGCFHAIDQSRALFDFTADDVVLVGKPISHAGGLQTQMMPVWLAGGEVLLAMRPEPAAAVKLIQSQNVTEYGMLASDLLDFIEYLEANRAELPSLVNAIGSGDSVPSDLHHRFRDLFDWEVMEGAGMTEVGCYYAANPRNGLRKWGSLGLPAPGMTLQIVDAENNPCGTGEQGEIVLQTPSATIGYWQDEIATQQRFRDGWLHTGDLAYQDEDGYIWFVGRKKLMIVRRGSNIAPAEVENVLDEHPSVHASIVVGVADARDGQIPVACVALLEGENESVEPSLREFAKQHLAAYKNPVHYLFLLELPRTGTGKFDRRQLQLLASEYLNKD, encoded by the coding sequence ATGGCGGAGTATTTCAAGCTACAGCAGCCTCTTGATCGCGGACTGCGAAGCACTCCTTCGAAAGTCGCGCTCCGTACGCCCGACGCGACGTTGACTTACGCAGAGTTAGATCAACGCGTGAGAATGGTGGCAGCCGGATTGATTGATTCGGGCGTCGCCCCGAAGGAAGCTGTTGCCTGGCTCTTGCCCAATTGCGTCGAAGCCGTCGTCGTTACGCTGGCTTGTTATCGAATTGGGGCGATCGCTGTGCCGCTGAACTATCGCTACGTGGCGGACGAGATTCACGATGTATTGAAACGAACGACGCCGAAGCTGCTCCTATTTCATGACGGCCGCGTCGCGGATGTCGAGCCCGCGGTCCGTGATATCGAGATCACATCGATTATAGTCGGAGGCATTGCCAAATTTGCTCGATCGTTCGACGCGCTGCTGACCTGTGGCGAACTGGAGAAAGCGGTACCCGTTTCGGCAGATGATCCGGCACTCATTCTTTTCACGTCCGGCAGTACCGGCCATCCCAAGGGAGTCGTTCATTCACACTCTGGTTGTTTTCATGCCATCGATCAGTCACGAGCATTGTTCGACTTTACGGCGGACGATGTCGTCTTGGTCGGCAAGCCGATCAGCCATGCCGGAGGGCTTCAGACGCAGATGATGCCGGTCTGGTTGGCAGGCGGCGAAGTGTTGCTCGCGATGCGACCTGAGCCTGCGGCAGCGGTCAAATTGATTCAATCCCAAAACGTGACCGAGTATGGAATGTTGGCAAGCGACTTGCTGGACTTCATCGAATACCTGGAAGCGAACCGAGCTGAGTTGCCGTCTCTCGTTAATGCGATCGGCTCGGGAGACAGCGTGCCTTCCGACTTGCATCATCGCTTTCGCGACTTGTTCGATTGGGAAGTCATGGAAGGAGCCGGCATGACCGAAGTCGGCTGTTATTACGCAGCCAACCCACGCAACGGGCTTCGTAAATGGGGGTCTCTCGGACTTCCCGCGCCTGGGATGACACTGCAGATTGTCGATGCGGAAAACAACCCCTGCGGGACAGGCGAGCAAGGCGAAATCGTTTTGCAAACCCCATCCGCAACGATTGGGTATTGGCAAGATGAAATCGCGACGCAACAACGTTTTCGCGATGGCTGGCTGCACACCGGCGACTTGGCCTATCAAGACGAGGATGGATATATCTGGTTCGTCGGCCGAAAGAAACTGATGATCGTGCGGCGCGGATCCAACATCGCCCCTGCGGAGGTCGAAAATGTTCTCGACGAACATCCGTCGGTACACGCGTCGATCGTAGTCGGCGTAGCTGATGCACGAGACGGTCAGATCCCCGTCGCATGTGTCGCACTGCTGGAAGGTGAAAATGAATCCGTCGAACCCTCCCTGCGCGAATTCGCCAAGCAACACCTGGCCGCGTATAAAAACCCAGTGCACTATCTCTTCCTGCTGGAACTCCCAAGGACAGGAACCGGAAAGTTCGACCGTCGTCAATTGCAACTGCTTGCCTCTGAATATCTCAACAAGGATTAA
- a CDS encoding family 43 glycosylhydrolase — protein sequence MDRQLPGRLCIVMAMLFSASIANAEDASRTFVNPVYAGQDPYIMVGPDGAYYQAASIRGDRGIRVYRSEKLTDRGIHRDVYRAPDEGPYRDQLWAPEIHYLDGKWYIYTCADDGDNANHRVIVLKADTDDPLGSYHQAAVLKTPGWAIDATVAKFANGKRYCIWSAWPKGVTPDSTQHLFISEMESPTKLIGPIVDLSTKMYPWETAGRPAGLNEGAQVLRRNGKTMIIYAASGSWTPDYCFGLMTLEGDNPMDADAWKKHPKPWFSRANNVYGPGHGCLVASPDGKEDWLAFHSSIDPKGSWNRCISLKKVTWNDEGLPVAGEPVAWGEPLTVPSGEKPLQPGKSLTDAFAAADRWEELHFFNGRTLRMRDGVCQLRAETDWRFGDKILLRGMSYENFELKTQVRIERGQGSASVIFRVNNAGIGRNNFEGYSASITSEGELVLARRSGEQLTKLAQVELGLDTEKWIDLRVVAERADLRIFVGDSNMPAIRVSDKTYTAGQLGVRGDNARVEFRQLSVEPLKP from the coding sequence ATGGATCGACAACTCCCAGGACGTTTGTGCATTGTGATGGCAATGCTCTTTTCGGCCAGCATCGCCAATGCCGAGGATGCGTCGCGGACTTTCGTCAATCCTGTTTACGCCGGGCAAGATCCCTACATCATGGTGGGGCCAGATGGGGCTTACTATCAGGCAGCCAGTATTCGAGGCGATCGCGGTATTCGCGTTTATCGAAGCGAGAAGCTGACCGACCGTGGCATCCACCGCGATGTTTATCGTGCACCGGATGAGGGACCATATCGCGATCAGTTGTGGGCTCCCGAAATTCACTACCTGGACGGCAAGTGGTACATCTATACATGTGCCGATGACGGCGATAACGCCAATCATCGCGTCATTGTTTTAAAGGCCGATACGGATGACCCACTCGGTTCGTATCATCAAGCAGCCGTGCTAAAAACGCCAGGCTGGGCAATCGATGCGACGGTTGCCAAGTTCGCCAATGGAAAGCGTTACTGCATTTGGTCGGCCTGGCCCAAGGGGGTGACGCCTGACTCGACGCAGCATTTGTTCATTTCCGAAATGGAATCGCCGACAAAACTAATCGGCCCGATCGTCGACCTCTCGACGAAGATGTACCCCTGGGAAACGGCCGGACGACCAGCCGGTCTGAACGAAGGCGCCCAGGTTCTACGGCGCAACGGCAAGACGATGATTATCTACGCGGCAAGTGGATCTTGGACGCCGGACTATTGCTTCGGATTAATGACGTTGGAGGGAGATAACCCCATGGATGCCGACGCGTGGAAGAAGCATCCAAAGCCATGGTTTTCCCGTGCGAATAATGTCTATGGCCCTGGGCATGGCTGCCTGGTGGCTTCGCCCGATGGGAAGGAAGACTGGCTGGCTTTTCACAGCTCGATCGATCCGAAGGGTTCGTGGAACCGCTGCATTAGTTTGAAGAAGGTAACCTGGAACGACGAAGGATTGCCAGTCGCTGGAGAGCCTGTCGCGTGGGGTGAGCCGTTAACAGTGCCATCGGGAGAAAAGCCACTGCAGCCAGGGAAATCGCTGACTGACGCATTCGCCGCTGCCGATCGCTGGGAAGAATTGCACTTCTTCAACGGTCGCACACTTCGGATGCGTGACGGCGTGTGCCAACTTCGCGCGGAAACCGATTGGCGCTTCGGCGATAAAATCTTGCTGCGTGGTATGTCTTACGAGAACTTCGAACTGAAGACTCAAGTCCGGATCGAACGTGGCCAAGGATCGGCGAGCGTTATCTTTCGGGTCAATAACGCAGGGATTGGCCGTAATAACTTCGAGGGCTATTCGGCCAGCATCACTAGCGAAGGGGAACTGGTCCTCGCACGACGCAGTGGCGAGCAACTAACCAAGCTTGCCCAAGTCGAGCTTGGTTTGGATACCGAGAAATGGATCGACCTGCGCGTGGTCGCCGAAAGGGCCGATCTTCGTATCTTCGTTGGCGACAGCAACATGCCAGCGATTCGAGTTTCCGACAAAACCTACACGGCCGGGCAACTCGGCGTGCGTGGAGATAACGCACGCGTCGAGTTTCGGCAACTGTCGGTCGAACCTCTTAAGCCGTAG
- a CDS encoding ester cyclase, with protein MNREDTPRSLLVHGDRLRAFRQAVKLTQEEAANRSGYTDRLIRKLERGGPVNLQTLRDVLDAYSELSAEIRAVHLEELIIQHRTPEQLIREWFERVFNQRDFSAIDELMHPDVELFAEGETRHGQEVIRQRIAALLGAFQPLKITVESIVTGPDHVVAYWHVVKTHSGEFLGIPATGKEIELRGSSYARFVNEQIIEARDHWDVQDLIQKLTGHPSKPV; from the coding sequence ATGAATCGAGAAGATACGCCGCGCAGCCTTCTAGTTCATGGCGACCGTCTTCGCGCATTTCGCCAAGCTGTCAAGCTTACGCAAGAGGAAGCCGCCAATCGATCCGGCTACACCGATCGCCTTATTCGCAAGCTCGAGCGGGGCGGCCCCGTTAATCTTCAAACGTTGCGGGACGTGCTCGACGCCTACTCCGAGTTGTCCGCGGAGATTCGTGCGGTGCATTTGGAAGAACTGATCATCCAGCATCGCACGCCAGAGCAGCTGATTCGTGAATGGTTCGAGCGTGTCTTTAATCAGCGTGATTTCTCCGCGATCGACGAGCTGATGCACCCCGACGTGGAACTCTTCGCCGAAGGAGAAACACGGCACGGCCAAGAAGTTATTCGCCAACGTATCGCGGCGTTGCTGGGCGCCTTTCAGCCATTGAAGATCACCGTCGAGAGCATCGTGACCGGTCCGGATCACGTGGTCGCCTACTGGCACGTCGTCAAAACACATTCTGGCGAATTTCTCGGCATCCCCGCAACCGGCAAAGAAATCGAACTCCGAGGAAGCTCCTACGCCCGCTTCGTCAATGAACAAATTATCGAAGCCCGAGACCACTGGGACGTGCAAGATCTCATTCAGAAACTGACGGGCCATCCAAGCAAACCGGTTTAG
- a CDS encoding DUF1559 domain-containing protein, translated as MPRSSSLPTITQLGLWSLTMLAVLTVVFGVLGVFTFANLRESSHDATTVQNMKRIALAMHNHHDTFGVLPSAAASSQATGPPQSWRVKLLPFLKESELLKKYDLQQAWDSPANLALSKTTPELFCSPLCDEAGKTPFVVIVSEQTAFPGKKGIHLKDVTDAYESTILLIADLENPVTWSEPVDLPLDEFLKRYPEETIHQKGLLVAMTDAQIVRIVKASPAELRNLATISDGNIAQFEHQVLKRPGYQDSGLINGL; from the coding sequence ATGCCACGCTCATCATCCCTTCCCACAATCACCCAACTCGGCCTCTGGTCGCTGACGATGCTGGCTGTATTAACCGTGGTATTCGGCGTACTCGGCGTGTTTACGTTTGCCAATTTGCGGGAGTCTTCGCATGACGCCACAACGGTTCAAAATATGAAGCGGATTGCGTTGGCGATGCACAATCATCACGATACGTTTGGCGTTTTGCCTTCGGCCGCCGCTTCAAGTCAAGCAACAGGGCCACCTCAGTCTTGGCGAGTCAAGTTACTTCCATTTCTTAAAGAATCGGAGTTGCTGAAGAAGTACGATCTGCAACAAGCTTGGGATAGCCCGGCGAATCTTGCATTGTCGAAAACAACGCCTGAGTTGTTTTGCTCCCCTTTATGCGATGAAGCCGGCAAGACGCCGTTTGTGGTGATCGTCAGCGAACAGACTGCGTTTCCCGGCAAGAAGGGTATCCACCTAAAAGACGTGACCGACGCATATGAAAGCACGATTCTACTGATCGCCGATTTGGAAAACCCCGTCACGTGGAGCGAGCCAGTCGACCTGCCCCTGGACGAGTTCCTGAAGCGTTACCCAGAAGAAACAATTCATCAGAAGGGACTGCTCGTCGCGATGACCGATGCCCAGATCGTCCGCATCGTGAAAGCCAGCCCGGCAGAGCTGCGAAACCTGGCCACCATCAGCGATGGCAACATTGCACAGTTCGAGCATCAAGTTTTGAAGCGGCCCGGCTACCAGGACAGCGGTTTGATAAACGGCCTTTAA
- a CDS encoding discoidin domain-containing protein, with protein sequence MLANRRRTLLLTMAMLWVGSTMAVAQERPEKAKENSNGLIKEYREKLKFSCSTYWVGWGPELAFDENPLKSWFTARGDAAAFGKQPWIAVEFPHPVKVRRVTILPNREPPWQKGFTILVGRVEMLNDEGKVLYHWDDEVGGARPNMEAVPRKPVEGVKMVRFTSIQDEGNENSYEDVAIGEMQVE encoded by the coding sequence ATGTTAGCGAATCGACGGCGAACACTATTACTGACGATGGCCATGCTATGGGTCGGCTCGACGATGGCGGTAGCTCAAGAGCGACCTGAGAAAGCGAAAGAGAACAGCAACGGCTTGATTAAAGAATATCGCGAGAAGCTGAAGTTCTCGTGCAGCACCTACTGGGTCGGCTGGGGACCGGAACTGGCATTCGATGAGAATCCGCTGAAAAGCTGGTTCACGGCGCGGGGCGATGCGGCGGCATTCGGAAAGCAGCCCTGGATTGCGGTCGAGTTCCCGCATCCGGTCAAAGTTCGCCGCGTGACCATTTTGCCCAATCGTGAACCGCCCTGGCAAAAAGGATTCACCATCCTGGTTGGTCGAGTCGAGATGCTGAACGATGAGGGGAAAGTGTTGTATCACTGGGACGACGAAGTCGGCGGAGCGCGTCCGAATATGGAAGCGGTGCCGCGGAAGCCGGTCGAAGGGGTGAAGATGGTGCGGTTCACTTCGATCCAGGATGAAGGAAACGAGAACTCGTATGAAGACGTCGCCATCGGCGAAATGCAGGTCGAATGA
- a CDS encoding DUF1559 domain-containing protein — MKKTPKWSPSGFTLVELLVVIAIIGVLIALLLPAVQQAREAARRMQCTNQIKQLGLAIHNYHDTYNKLPYIQHADAGSGSTAQRGPSWIVRILPFIEQTAAYDQMVFTGDWSMADGVNPNANLVDDYYVDGLNCPSSPLPSMAEESTSQHGTLNLQRPSYVGIMGSYFQGGTSGTTSTEIAYNNSYGGGGKNGLFVHHGEGVSAIGLEAATDGTSNTMLVSEQSDYFYKSDGTKVERRKSGHRGGAWNGGALSTQWLDWPANATTIRYPIATEGGTGNSQNYHSNVALVSAHPGGVMMGLGDGSVSFLSETIDFRTMTALADRQDGAVVGDY; from the coding sequence ATGAAAAAAACCCCCAAGTGGTCCCCGTCCGGATTTACCCTGGTCGAACTGTTAGTTGTCATCGCCATTATCGGCGTACTGATCGCCCTGTTGCTTCCCGCCGTTCAGCAGGCTCGCGAAGCGGCTCGCCGAATGCAGTGCACCAACCAAATCAAACAGCTCGGTCTCGCGATCCACAATTATCACGACACCTACAACAAGCTTCCTTACATTCAGCATGCCGATGCCGGTTCGGGATCGACTGCTCAGCGTGGCCCTTCGTGGATCGTTCGCATTCTTCCTTTCATTGAGCAGACTGCAGCATACGACCAAATGGTGTTCACCGGCGACTGGAGCATGGCCGACGGTGTGAACCCGAATGCGAACCTGGTCGACGACTACTACGTCGACGGTCTCAACTGCCCATCGAGCCCGCTGCCAAGCATGGCCGAAGAATCGACCTCGCAGCATGGCACGCTAAACCTGCAGCGTCCGAGCTACGTTGGCATCATGGGTTCCTACTTCCAAGGCGGCACCAGCGGCACCACCTCGACCGAGATCGCTTACAACAACTCGTACGGCGGCGGCGGTAAGAACGGTTTGTTCGTCCACCATGGCGAAGGCGTTTCGGCGATTGGCTTGGAAGCGGCAACCGACGGGACGAGCAATACGATGCTGGTCAGCGAACAAAGCGACTATTTCTATAAGTCAGACGGCACCAAAGTCGAACGCCGTAAGAGTGGTCACCGTGGCGGTGCTTGGAATGGCGGTGCATTGAGCACGCAGTGGCTCGATTGGCCTGCCAATGCCACGACCATTCGATACCCCATTGCCACCGAAGGGGGCACCGGCAACTCGCAGAATTACCACTCGAACGTAGCCCTCGTTTCAGCTCATCCTGGCGGCGTGATGATGGGCCTGGGCGACGGTTCGGTCAGCTTCCTTTCCGAAACGATCGACTTCCGCACGATGACCGCTTTGGCCGACCGCCAAGATGGCGCCGTCGTTGGCGATTACTAA
- a CDS encoding peptidase: MSLPNRRQFLQTSAAAASVAAAPLFLRAENKSGSTPLRVGSGEYVYECHHGWGDLPSNIQWGATHDVAIDADGLIYITHQSSGKDPIDSVVVFDTDGKYVRSFGKQFHGGGHGLDLRSESGQEFLYLSDVKNRLVAKMDLNGEVVWTKGFPQESGKYPNASKYKPTNVALAPDGGFYVGDGYGSNFVHQYDADANYVRSWGGRGTKPGELNCPHGLYVDTRPGREPSLCVTDRANNRLQYFTLDGKHLSYVDNLVYPSSLDVRGEVMLVGELDSRLTLLDKDNNVLTYLDDDPQWRKAVNANGRQVRRQPDKWVAGKFVHPHGATFDENGNIYLAEWVVGGRVSLLKKVG; encoded by the coding sequence ATGTCACTGCCAAATCGACGACAATTCCTGCAAACCTCGGCTGCGGCGGCTTCGGTCGCGGCAGCTCCTCTGTTTCTGCGTGCTGAGAACAAATCGGGCTCGACCCCGCTGCGAGTCGGCTCCGGCGAATACGTCTACGAGTGCCATCATGGCTGGGGCGATCTCCCCTCGAACATTCAGTGGGGTGCGACCCACGATGTGGCGATCGACGCGGATGGTTTGATTTACATCACGCACCAAAGCTCGGGCAAGGATCCGATCGATTCGGTCGTCGTGTTCGATACCGACGGCAAGTATGTCCGTTCGTTCGGCAAGCAGTTTCATGGCGGCGGCCATGGCTTGGACCTCCGCAGCGAAAGTGGGCAGGAGTTCCTGTACTTGAGCGACGTGAAGAATCGCCTCGTCGCGAAGATGGATCTCAACGGCGAAGTGGTTTGGACGAAGGGTTTCCCCCAGGAGTCAGGCAAGTATCCCAACGCCAGCAAGTACAAGCCGACCAACGTCGCGCTTGCCCCAGATGGTGGCTTTTATGTCGGTGACGGGTATGGCTCGAACTTTGTACATCAGTACGATGCCGACGCCAACTATGTCCGCAGCTGGGGTGGCCGCGGCACCAAGCCAGGCGAACTGAATTGCCCACACGGTTTGTATGTCGATACGCGTCCCGGTCGAGAGCCTTCGTTGTGCGTGACCGACCGCGCGAACAATCGCCTGCAATACTTCACGCTCGACGGCAAGCATTTGAGCTACGTCGATAACCTGGTCTATCCATCGTCGCTCGACGTACGTGGCGAAGTGATGCTGGTCGGCGAATTGGATTCGCGCTTGACGTTGTTGGACAAAGACAACAACGTGCTGACCTACTTGGACGACGATCCCCAGTGGCGAAAAGCAGTGAATGCCAACGGCCGCCAGGTTCGCCGTCAGCCCGACAAATGGGTCGCCGGCAAGTTCGTCCACCCACACGGAGCAACCTTCGACGAAAACGGCAACATCTACCTGGCCGAATGGGTCGTCGGCGGCCGCGTCTCGCTGCTGAAGAAGGTTGGCTAA
- a CDS encoding carboxypeptidase regulatory-like domain-containing protein yields MNHYVIAGRSLAMLLGVVLLTTGCTQADYGDLGRVSGTVTLDGKPYPNAEVTFSPEAGGRPSKGITDESGHYELIYIRTTKGAELGTHAVRITTIPKEESAPGQARNATYKEPLPTRYNTRSDLMREVAPGDTTIDFDLQSK; encoded by the coding sequence ATGAACCATTACGTTATTGCCGGCCGTTCGCTCGCTATGCTTCTCGGCGTGGTGCTTCTCACAACGGGTTGCACCCAAGCCGACTACGGTGACCTCGGGCGCGTTTCTGGAACGGTTACGCTCGACGGAAAGCCTTATCCCAACGCCGAAGTGACGTTCTCGCCAGAAGCGGGCGGGCGTCCCTCGAAAGGGATCACCGACGAGTCTGGCCACTACGAGCTGATCTACATCCGGACGACCAAAGGTGCTGAACTAGGCACCCATGCGGTTCGCATCACCACAATTCCCAAGGAAGAATCGGCTCCCGGTCAGGCCCGAAACGCGACCTACAAAGAACCACTTCCGACCCGCTACAACACACGGTCGGACTTGATGCGCGAAGTCGCCCCAGGCGACACGACAATCGACTTCGATTTGCAGTCGAAGTAA